One stretch of Fictibacillus sp. b24 DNA includes these proteins:
- the crcB gene encoding fluoride efflux transporter CrcB has translation MISSVLVATGGFFGAISRAAASKKINQYNKRELPLGTLLVNLAGSFLLGILIGININHSLFLLFGTGFLGAFTTFSTFKLENIQLHIKKKWKTFFLYIGLSYSLGILLAFAGLKIGYSL, from the coding sequence ATGATTTCTAGTGTCCTTGTTGCGACGGGCGGTTTTTTTGGTGCCATTTCCAGAGCTGCTGCGTCTAAAAAGATTAATCAATATAACAAAAGGGAATTGCCATTAGGCACTTTACTAGTTAACTTGGCAGGATCATTTCTTTTAGGAATCTTAATAGGAATCAACATTAACCATTCTTTATTTTTGCTTTTTGGAACAGGTTTTCTTGGTGCGTTCACAACTTTTTCAACATTCAAGCTAGAAAACATTCAGCTTCATATTAAAAAGAAATGGAAAACATTTTTTCTCTATATAGGCCTCAGTTACAGTTTGGGAATTCTTTTAGCGTTTGCAGGTTTAAAGATAGGTTATTCTCTATAA
- a CDS encoding YidH family protein has product MDIQKDSQTVDSKFIQQHLANERTYLAWIRTAIAIIGVGFVIVNLHFTLQDKISHTADLVAVFLGGLAFLLGTATILLSSFEYTKKRKSINQQTFKASHNLIMILSSSLVVCLIVMGVLYIIYVINKMY; this is encoded by the coding sequence ATGGATATCCAAAAAGATAGTCAGACTGTAGATTCCAAATTTATTCAACAGCACCTTGCGAACGAAAGAACGTATTTAGCATGGATTCGGACTGCAATAGCAATAATAGGAGTTGGTTTTGTTATTGTAAATCTTCATTTTACATTGCAGGATAAAATCTCTCATACGGCTGATCTAGTGGCAGTATTCCTTGGGGGATTAGCCTTTTTATTAGGAACAGCTACAATCCTGTTATCTTCCTTTGAATATACGAAAAAAAGAAAATCCATTAACCAGCAGACGTTTAAAGCTTCGCATAATTTAATCATGATTCTATCCAGTTCATTAGTTGTTTGCTTAATCGTAATGGGCGTTCTATATATCATTTATGTCATAAATAAAATGTACTAA
- a CDS encoding YkvA family protein: MRQIVDKIKHWAKEIKRQLYVLYLVSRHQDVPIYAKALAITIVAYALSPIDLIPDFIPLLGFLDDILLLPLGIVIVFRWISPSVLEECKKRAADQNKRLPKNWIAGGVILTIWVTVLILLVKKAAEL, encoded by the coding sequence ATGAGGCAAATAGTAGATAAAATAAAACACTGGGCAAAAGAGATAAAAAGACAGCTCTATGTCTTATATTTAGTCTCCCGACACCAGGACGTTCCGATTTATGCGAAAGCATTGGCAATCACTATTGTTGCATATGCATTAAGTCCTATCGATTTAATTCCTGATTTCATTCCGTTATTAGGCTTTTTGGATGATATTCTTCTTCTTCCTTTAGGAATCGTCATCGTATTTCGATGGATTTCTCCATCGGTTCTAGAAGAATGCAAGAAGCGGGCTGCTGACCAAAACAAGAGGCTTCCGAAGAATTGGATAGCAGGCGGAGTGATTTTAACCATATGGGTGACTGTTTTAATTTTACTAGTAAAAAAAGCAGCAGAGTTATAA
- a CDS encoding SDR family NAD(P)-dependent oxidoreductase, with protein sequence MENRKIAIVTGGASGIGHALCKELVSQNVFVIITDINQVKGKQVEEELNKESINARYQYLDVRDAESVESVITAIFKEFSRLDYLFNNAGIAMYGELYDMTFEDWRKVMDVNLWGVIHGTQIGYNIMKKQGFGHIVNTASAAGLGPSPVSSAYGTTKHAVVGLTTSLHYEAEEFGIKVSALCPTFVDTPILEEARAININKAVIMEQFKKQKMMAPEKLAKITLDGIHKNKPIICPMPMRKAMDIFFTLVPSAHRGLMRIVCRVSRKARIS encoded by the coding sequence ATGGAGAATAGAAAAATTGCGATCGTAACGGGTGGAGCTTCGGGTATCGGCCATGCGCTTTGTAAGGAACTTGTGTCACAAAACGTTTTTGTAATTATTACAGACATCAATCAAGTAAAAGGAAAACAGGTTGAAGAAGAGCTAAATAAAGAATCGATAAATGCTAGATATCAGTACTTAGACGTAAGAGATGCTGAAAGTGTAGAAAGTGTAATTACAGCTATATTCAAAGAGTTTAGCAGGCTAGACTACCTTTTTAACAATGCGGGAATTGCTATGTACGGTGAATTATATGATATGACTTTTGAAGACTGGAGAAAGGTTATGGACGTTAATCTTTGGGGAGTCATTCATGGTACGCAAATTGGATATAACATAATGAAAAAACAGGGTTTTGGTCATATTGTAAACACTGCATCTGCTGCAGGACTTGGACCATCACCCGTATCCTCAGCTTATGGAACTACAAAACACGCTGTCGTTGGCTTAACTACATCGCTCCATTACGAAGCAGAGGAATTCGGAATAAAGGTAAGTGCACTTTGTCCTACGTTCGTGGACACCCCGATTTTAGAAGAGGCGAGAGCAATTAACATCAATAAAGCGGTTATTATGGAGCAATTTAAAAAGCAAAAGATGATGGCGCCAGAGAAGCTGGCAAAAATCACATTAGACGGCATACATAAAAACAAACCTATTATATGCCCAATGCCGATGCGCAAAGCGATGGATATCTTTTTCACACTCGTTCCCTCAGCACACAGAGGACTTATGCGGATCGTTTGCAGAGTGAGTAGAAAAGCTAGAATATCATAA
- the crcB gene encoding fluoride efflux transporter CrcB yields MNYLFIGFGGIVGALLRYYVGLMVVHKSLAGFPISTLAANLLGCFALGWFTTRVANHKIMRPEIISGLGTGLIGSFTTFSTFSADTMLLIQDNRLGTAFLYVFISLFGGLLLSWAGHRLGEVRHNSKMKGDVS; encoded by the coding sequence ATGAACTATTTGTTTATTGGCTTCGGTGGTATTGTAGGAGCCCTGTTGCGTTATTATGTTGGACTGATGGTCGTACATAAATCTTTAGCGGGGTTTCCAATCTCTACATTGGCAGCAAATTTACTCGGTTGTTTTGCTTTAGGATGGTTCACTACTAGAGTCGCTAATCATAAGATAATGCGTCCAGAAATCATTTCTGGATTGGGGACAGGATTAATCGGATCATTTACAACTTTTTCTACTTTTAGTGCAGATACGATGCTATTAATACAAGATAACCGTTTAGGCACAGCCTTTTTATATGTATTTATTAGTTTGTTTGGGGGCTTGTTATTATCCTGGGCAGGTCACCGTTTAGGAGAAGTGAGACATAACAGCAAAATGAAGGGGGATGTATCATGA
- a CDS encoding TetR/AcrR family transcriptional regulator, producing MSKRRYNSETAKQEIMEKAFLIFSQKGYTQTSVADISKASGYSKGHIYYHFENKEKLFVLLAQRTMKDWYTKWMTKEPAFSSAIEKLYGMAMHVLYNYQTPLLKGGQELASNSDSSPESIKQLYELAVIPMGAYRAILLEGIENGEFKNGNVDQWTVLIGTWLGGLCQLTNTQELHSLEPLFYQAVSIFLESISN from the coding sequence TTGAGCAAACGTCGTTACAACAGTGAAACTGCAAAACAGGAAATCATGGAAAAAGCCTTTTTGATCTTTTCTCAAAAAGGATATACACAAACTTCTGTGGCAGATATCTCTAAAGCTTCTGGTTATAGCAAGGGACACATTTATTATCACTTTGAAAATAAAGAAAAGCTGTTTGTATTATTAGCCCAAAGAACGATGAAGGATTGGTACACAAAATGGATGACAAAGGAACCAGCGTTTTCTTCGGCTATTGAGAAGTTGTATGGGATGGCTATGCATGTTCTCTACAATTATCAGACACCTTTGTTAAAAGGTGGGCAAGAGCTTGCTTCTAATTCTGATTCAAGTCCTGAATCTATCAAGCAGCTGTACGAATTGGCAGTCATTCCTATGGGAGCTTATCGTGCCATTCTTTTAGAAGGTATAGAAAATGGAGAATTTAAGAATGGCAATGTAGATCAGTGGACGGTGTTAATCGGCACGTGGCTTGGAGGACTCTGTCAGCTTACCAACACGCAAGAACTTCATAGTCTTGAACCACTTTTTTATCAAGCTGTTTCAATATTTTTAGAGTCTATCAGTAATTGA